A region from the Triticum aestivum cultivar Chinese Spring chromosome 3D, IWGSC CS RefSeq v2.1, whole genome shotgun sequence genome encodes:
- the LOC123080695 gene encoding BTB/POZ domain and ankyrin repeat-containing protein NPR5, with the protein MDDTLKSLSMDYLNLLINGQAFSDVTFSVEGRLVHAHRCILAARSLFFRKFFCGAAADQAAAAAAAGSPGAVLMDHLSPRSPSGASASSPRGAGGSGSGSASAAAMAPGAVIPVNSVSYEVFLLLLQFLYSGQVSLVPQKGEPRPGCGERGCWHTHCAAAVDLALDTLAVARSFGVEELAVLTQKQLAGMVEKASIEDVMKVLMASRKQDLHQLWNTCSHLVAKSGLPPEVLAKHLPLDVVAKIDDLRLKSSMSRRSPFLAHHQQHHHQGSVIEASAAELDDHNKIRRMRRALDSSDVELVKLMVMGEGLNLDEALALHYAVENCSREVVKALLELGAADVNHPAGPAGKTPLHVAAEMVCPDMVAVLLDHHADPNVRTVDGVTPLDILRTLTSDFLFKGAVPGLTHIEPNKLRLCLELVQSAAMVMSREDAAGNAPVPMYSDHHPGAGGGGVYSGTGGASTSMNLSLDNRMVYLNLGMDVMNHGDGGGDDGGSRSGQGGPSSLFSPHGFP; encoded by the exons ATGGATGATACCCTCAAGTCGCTGTCCATGGACTACCTCAACCTGCTCATCAACGGCCAGGCCTTCAGCGACGTGACCTTCAGCGTGGAGGGCCGCCTGGTGCACGCGCACCGCTGCATCCTCGCCGCGCGCAGCCTCTTCTTCCGCAAGTTCTTCTGCGGCGCCGCCGCGGAccaggccgccgccgcagccgccgccggctCCCCGGGCGCGGTGCTCATGGACCACCTCAGCCCGCGCTCCCCCTCCGGCGCAtccgcctcctccccgcgcggcgCCGGAGGCTCCGGGTCCGGCTCGGCCTCCGCAGCGGCGATGGCGCCCGGCGCCGTGATACCGGTCAACTCGGTGAGCTACGAGGTGTTCCTGCTGCTGCTCCAGTTCCTGTACAGCGGGCAGGTGTCGCTGGTGCCGCAGAAGGGGGAGCCGAGGCCCGGGTGCGGCGAGCGCGGCTGCTGGCACacccactgcgccgccgccgtcgacctggCCCTCGACACGCTCGCCGTCGCCCGCTCCTTCGGCGTCGAGGAGCTCGCCGTCCTCACCCAG AAGCAGCTGGCGGGCATGGTGGAGAAGGCGTCCATCGAGGACGTGATGAAGGTGCTCATGGCGTCGCGCAAGCAGGACCTGCACCAGCTCTGGAACACCTGCTCCCACCTCGTCGCCAAGTCCGGCCTCCCGCCGGAGGTGCTCGCCAAGCACCTCCCCCTCGACGTCGTCGCCAAGATCGACGACCTGCGCCTCAAGTCCTCCATGTCCCGCCGCTCCCCCTTCCTCGCCCACcaccagcagcaccaccaccagggCTCCGTCATCGAGGCCTCCGCGGCCGAGCTCGACGACCACAACAAGATCCGCCGGATGCGCCGCGCGCTCGACTCCTCCGACGTCGAGCTCGTCAAGCTCATGGTCATGGGGGAGGGGCTCAACCTCGACGAGGCACTCGCGCTGCACTACGCCGTCGAGAACTGTAGCCGGGAAGTGGTCAAGGCGTTGCTGGAGCTGGGCGCCGCTGACGTCAACCACCCGGCTGGGCCCGCCGGGAAGACGCCGCTGCACGTCGCGGCCGAGATGGTCTGCCCGGACATGGTGGCCGTGCTCCTCGACCACCACGCCGACCCCAACGTGCGCACCGTCGACGGGGTCACGCCGCTCGACATCCTCCGTACGCTCACCTCCGACTTCCTCTTCAAGGGCGCCGTGCCGGGGCTCACCCACATCGAGCCCAACAAGCTCCGCCTGTGCCTCGAGCTCGTGCAATCGGCGGCCATGGTCATGTCCAGGGAGGACGCGGCCGGCAATGCGCCGGTGCCCATGTACAGCGACCACCACCCGGGCGCTGGCGGCGGTGGCGTGTACAGCGGCACCGGTGGCGCGAGCACGAGCATGAACCTGAGCTTGGACAACAGGATGGTGTACCTCAACCTAGGGATGGACGTGATGAaccacggcgacggcgggggcgacgaCGGCGGGAGCAGATCAGGGCAAGGAGGTCCCTCTTCGTTGTTCTCCCCTCATGGCTTCCCATGA